CGAGTGACTACGCCCAAATCGAAATCTTTTTCGGTAGCGACTTAGATACCCTAAGAGCCATCTACCAAGGAGAAGACCGCCATTTAGCCTGGCTTCAATTAGATACCGCTGGAGCTGACTACTTGCCCCAAGAAGTTATGGCCGATCCCAAAGTAACGGTGACGACCGTTTCAGGAATCCATGCCCCTTCCATTGCTGAGAGTATTTATGGTTATCTCTTAGGGGTTTTCCACCAACTCTTTATCTACCATGACCAACAAGAAGAAAATAACTGGCACCGTTATGAGCATGTGAAGAATCTGGCAGGTAAAAAGGCACTCCTTTACGGGACTGGCCATTTAGCCAGTGAAATTGCCCGGATTGGCCAAGCTTTTGGTTTAAGCTGCTACGGAGTTAATACCTCGGGGAGACCGGTAGAACATTTCCAAAACACCTACACCCAAACGAGTGTGACCGAGCAGCTTGGCAAAATGGATATCATTATTAATACCCTTCCGGCAACATCAGAGACTGAAAATATCTTTAATCAGCACTTCTTTAAGCAGATGAAGATCAATAGCTATTTCATCAATGTGGGCCGTGGCAATGCTGTGGTAGAGGCTGACCTCCAAGCCGCCCTGGAAGAGGAAAAGATCGCCGGAGCCTATCTAGATGTCTTTCAAGAGGAACCCTTAGGAGAAGACAGTCCCCTATGGCAGACTAAAAATCTCTTAATCACACCCCATGCCTCTGGGCGGGTAGAACACTTCCGTGATGATATTTTTAAGATTTTCTATCAAAATTACCAAGCTTACCTAAGCGGTAACTATCCAAGTATCAACCGCCTAGATAAAAAAAACGGCTACTAAAACATTCGCCTCATAAAAAGCCACTTACCCCTTCCCTTCAAGGAAGCAGTAAGTGGCTTTTTTACATAGCTATTATTCATTAAATCTAAGATATTATTCATCAAATTTAAGCATATTTGGCATTCATTTGTTTTTCCCAACGGTTCAAGAACTTGGTTAAGGTAAAGGTCAAGATAAAGTAAATGACCATAGAAATCAACAATGGAATAATCCCTTGATAGGTAATGCTGGTAACCGCCCGGGTTTGGAAGGTTAATTCAGCAATACCGATAGTCGATACAATGGATGACTCCTTAATCAAGGTCACAAATTCATTCCCCAAAGCTGGCCAAATTGACCGTAAAGATTGTGGAAAGATAACCTTCTTCAGGGTGGTCAAACGGTCTAAACCAAGAGAACGTGCGGCTTCAGTTTGCTCCTTATCAACCGCTTGGATCCCCCCACGGATAATCTCACTAATATAAGCTCCCGAGTTTAAGGACACCGCAATCAAGGCTGAAAGCAAGGCAGGTACGTTAAATAATCCACCGATTCCTAAGAACATAAAGAGGACTTGGATCATTAAAGGCGTCCCCCGAATGAATTCAACATAGGCCATAGCAATACCGGATAAAATTTTGTTCTCAGTCAGACGCATAACAGCTAAGATAGCCCCTAGGGTTAAGCCAAAGACCACACTGACCGCTGAAATCAGCAGAGTCATTTTTATGCCGTTCCAGTAATAAGGCCAATAGGATAACCAGTCAACCCCTTGTTCAGCTTGTTCTTGACCTTCACTAATAATCAAATCATAAGATTCATCTAGCCATTGATCCATCAAACCTTGGTCTTTGACTTCTTGGACACTTTGGTTGATAGCGGCTTGTAGGTCAGGTTGGTTTTTGGGCATAACTACCCGTTTAGAGTTATCGTCTTCTAATTTAAAGTGACCATTGATCATTTCTAAGGCATCTTCATGGGCGCGAACGTGGGCACCACCCACACCAGAGTCGATAATAACTCCATCAATTTGCCCCGTAAGTAAGGCAGAGATTAAATCAGGGAGTTGTTGCATAGCATGCTTACCCACATGAGGCATTTGTTCATTGGCTAGCCCTTCTTGAATCGATCCTTGTTGGTAACCTACCGTCATATCGGGAGTGAAAGAATCTTTATCATGGATCTTTTCAGCATCATCTTTGCGGATAATAATGGCTTGTTCGTCATTTTGGTAACCATCAGAGAAGTCAACCGACTTAGCTCTTTCTTCAGTATACCCCATCCCAGAAATGATAATATCGATATTTCCCGCTTCCATGGAAGATAGGAGACTAGAGAATTCCATAGTCACAACATTTAATTTAACCCCGAGGTCATCGGCAATTTTTTGTCCTAATTCAATATCCGCTCCAGCCACGGTTTGTTGGCCGTCTTTCATGGTAATAAATTCAAAAGGTGGATAGTCAGGACTAACCCCCATTCGAAGTTCACCACGGTCTTTTATGCTTTGGAGGAGTGAATTCTCGCTAGGGGCCTGGCCCTTGTCTTCCTCACCATAGACTTGTGGGGCTAAGAGACCGGATAGGGTCGTTAGCATCAGTAAAACAGCTAAAAAGCAATGACTCAATTTCTTCATCAATGACATTTTTCATTCTTCCCTTCTTTTCTCTTATTTTGATAGTTTTTCAGACGTTCTTTCACTTGGGCAATATGTTCTTTGACCTGGTCTGGAGCTGGTCCACCAGCCACCTGACGGGCATAGACTCCATGTTTCAAATCAATGGCTTGGTAGATATCGGCTTCAAATAAATCATTAAAGGATTGGTACTCTTCTAAGGAGAGTTCCTCTAAAGTTTTATCCTTTTCATGACAATACTTTAAAATATCCCCAACTTGGCGATAAGCATCACGGAAGGGTAAGCCCTTAGCGCTCAGGTAGTCGGCACAGTCAGTGGCATTTAAATAACCCTTACCCGCGGCTTGGTACATGTTTTCCACCTGAGGATGGGTGGCATCCAAGATGGCTGGCAGTAAGTTAAGTAAGGCTTGGACTGTATCAATGGCATCGAAGAGCCTTTCCTTTTCTTCTTGTAAATCCTTATCATAGGCGAGTGGGATTCCCTTCATGATGGTTAAGACCGCCATCAAGTCGCCATAGACCCGGCCAGCCTTGCCCCGCATTAATTCATGGATATCCAAGTTCTTCTTCTGAGGCATAATCGATGACCCCGTAGAAAAGCGGTCATCCACTACAATCAATTGGAACTCTTGGCTGGCCCATAAGATCATTTCTTCACTATACCGGCTCAGGTGCATACTAATCAAGGCTAAGGCACTCAGTAACTCAATACTGTAGTCCCGGTCGGAAACCGCATCAATACTATTCCCAGCGTAGGCATCAAATCCTAATAAGGCTGTCGTTAACTGCCGATCCAAGGGGAAAGTGGTAGTGGCCAAGGCGCCTGCCCCTAAAGGCATGGAATGATTAATCCGTTTTTGAGCATCCATCAAACGCTCGTAGTCACGCATAAACATTTCCACATAGGCCATCAGGTAATGCCCATAAGTAACCGCTTGGGCTCTTTGCAAGTGGGTGTAGCCAGGCATGATAGTTTCTAGGTGTTGGCCTGCTTCCTGGCAAAAGGCCTCTACCACTTGGTCCAATTGATCTAATAATTCGTCGGCCGCTGTGCGCGCATAGATTTTCATGGCCGTGGCGACTTGGTCATTACGGCTCCGTCCAGTATGGACTTTCTTACCAATATCACCTAAGCGTTTGGTGAGTTCACTTTCAATAAAACTATGAATATCTTCTGAATTAGGATCAATAGTGAGTTCTCCTTGGGCATATTCTTTTTGCATATCCCCTAGACTTGCTACTAAAGCTTCCGCTTCTTCTTTAGCAATAATCCCTTGATGACCTAACATTTTGGCATGGGCTTGGCTAGCCTCAAGATCTGCAGGAAGCAACCGCAAGTCAATAGCCAAGGATTGATTTAACTGGTAGGCTGACTCAGCCATGGCTTGATGATAAGTATTCGACCAAAGTGCCATTTTAACACAACCTTTTCTAAAATTTTTGTTTTCAAGCCTTCCTCATCGACTTTATACTTTCGCTTGCATCTTATTCTCATATAAACGTAAAGCCATCGAAGTCACAAAAGTAAGGACAAAGTAACAACACATCGAGATAAATAGAGGAATCGTCCCCTGATAGGTTAAGCTGGTCACCGCCCGGGTTTGAAAGGTTAATTCCGCTACCCCAATCGTAGAAACAATGGAAGAATCCTTAATCAAGGTCGCCGCTTCATTCACTAAAGACGGCCAGACTGGACGTAAGGATTGCGGGAAGACGACCTTCTTCATGGTGGTCCAGTAATTGAGTCCCAAGGAACGAGCAGCTTCTACTTGCCCCCGGTCGACGGAAAGAATCCCGCCCCTAAATATTTCTGAAATATAGGCCGCAGCGTTTAGGGAAACTGCGATAATTCCTGATAGCAGGGAAGATAAGGAGAACAAAGCTCCAACACCCAAGAAAACGAAGAGAACTTGAACCATTAAAGGGGTTCCCCGAACAAACTCAACATAGGCACTGGCCAATTGAGGTAGGACAGGTAAGTTTGAAATTCTCATCAAGACGATGATCAAGCCCAGAATAATCCCAGCTAAAATGGCCACTACTGAAATCAACAAGGTGACTTTAATCCCATCATAGAAGTAAGGCCAGTAGCTCAACCAGTTCGACTTTTGACTTTGCCGGATCAAGTCATAGGATTCTTCCATCCATTGATCCATTTGTCCCGATTCCACACAGGCGTTCACCGTTTTATTAATTTCTGCTAAGAAGGTGGGTTGGTTATTAGGGATAGCCACCGACTTACCATCAGAGCTTACATCTAAACCAGAAGGAATAGCTAAAAGTTCCCCATGTTCAGCAGCAAAGGCCTTGGCTACCGATTCATCGAGGAGCACGGCATCCACCTGGTTAGCCATTAGGGCAGCGACAGCATCA
This genomic window from Aerococcus sp. Group 1 contains:
- a CDS encoding NAD(P)-dependent oxidoreductase, whose protein sequence is MPKPILYLGTQYKDQARGQLAELSDRYQIKDKNQLEASDYAQIEIFFGSDLDTLRAIYQGEDRHLAWLQLDTAGADYLPQEVMADPKVTVTTVSGIHAPSIAESIYGYLLGVFHQLFIYHDQQEENNWHRYEHVKNLAGKKALLYGTGHLASEIARIGQAFGLSCYGVNTSGRPVEHFQNTYTQTSVTEQLGKMDIIINTLPATSETENIFNQHFFKQMKINSYFINVGRGNAVVEADLQAALEEEKIAGAYLDVFQEEPLGEDSPLWQTKNLLITPHASGRVEHFRDDIFKIFYQNYQAYLSGNYPSINRLDKKNGY
- a CDS encoding ABC transporter substrate-binding protein/permease, with protein sequence MSLMKKLSHCFLAVLLMLTTLSGLLAPQVYGEEDKGQAPSENSLLQSIKDRGELRMGVSPDYPPFEFITMKDGQQTVAGADIELGQKIADDLGVKLNVVTMEFSSLLSSMEAGNIDIIISGMGYTEERAKSVDFSDGYQNDEQAIIIRKDDAEKIHDKDSFTPDMTVGYQQGSIQEGLANEQMPHVGKHAMQQLPDLISALLTGQIDGVIIDSGVGGAHVRAHEDALEMINGHFKLEDDNSKRVVMPKNQPDLQAAINQSVQEVKDQGLMDQWLDESYDLIISEGQEQAEQGVDWLSYWPYYWNGIKMTLLISAVSVVFGLTLGAILAVMRLTENKILSGIAMAYVEFIRGTPLMIQVLFMFLGIGGLFNVPALLSALIAVSLNSGAYISEIIRGGIQAVDKEQTEAARSLGLDRLTTLKKVIFPQSLRSIWPALGNEFVTLIKESSIVSTIGIAELTFQTRAVTSITYQGIIPLLISMVIYFILTFTLTKFLNRWEKQMNAKYA
- the argH gene encoding argininosuccinate lyase; this encodes MALWSNTYHQAMAESAYQLNQSLAIDLRLLPADLEASQAHAKMLGHQGIIAKEEAEALVASLGDMQKEYAQGELTIDPNSEDIHSFIESELTKRLGDIGKKVHTGRSRNDQVATAMKIYARTAADELLDQLDQVVEAFCQEAGQHLETIMPGYTHLQRAQAVTYGHYLMAYVEMFMRDYERLMDAQKRINHSMPLGAGALATTTFPLDRQLTTALLGFDAYAGNSIDAVSDRDYSIELLSALALISMHLSRYSEEMILWASQEFQLIVVDDRFSTGSSIMPQKKNLDIHELMRGKAGRVYGDLMAVLTIMKGIPLAYDKDLQEEKERLFDAIDTVQALLNLLPAILDATHPQVENMYQAAGKGYLNATDCADYLSAKGLPFRDAYRQVGDILKYCHEKDKTLEELSLEEYQSFNDLFEADIYQAIDLKHGVYARQVAGGPAPDQVKEHIAQVKERLKNYQNKRKEGKNEKCH
- a CDS encoding ABC transporter substrate-binding protein/permease, with the protein product MYQCKKMFSALCLFALTLLILLSPSSVYAEENEGKQVAQDDQLLQEIKDRGVLRFGTASGYAPFEFTVLENGQNRLVGTDVFLAQQIADDLGVKLEIVDMEFGSLIPAMETGSVDMIISGMSYTEERDKKVDFSDVYQSDQQYFVIRKQDQDKIKDVSYFDQGGKIGVSDNTLQDTLVTERVTSAEKVAMRKSADAVAALMANQVDAVLLDESVAKAFAAEHGELLAIPSGLDVSSDGKSVAIPNNQPTFLAEINKTVNACVESGQMDQWMEESYDLIRQSQKSNWLSYWPYFYDGIKVTLLISVVAILAGIILGLIIVLMRISNLPVLPQLASAYVEFVRGTPLMVQVLFVFLGVGALFSLSSLLSGIIAVSLNAAAYISEIFRGGILSVDRGQVEAARSLGLNYWTTMKKVVFPQSLRPVWPSLVNEAATLIKDSSIVSTIGVAELTFQTRAVTSLTYQGTIPLFISMCCYFVLTFVTSMALRLYENKMQAKV